From the genome of Leptodactylus fuscus isolate aLepFus1 chromosome 1, aLepFus1.hap2, whole genome shotgun sequence, one region includes:
- the BRD10 gene encoding putative bromodomain-containing protein 10 isoform X1 gives MEGVSSGTVSPLKENERTSPQSVEQVPGTVTVACAAASEEGSEAAPVEDVPAVITEPYVPGDDGKGAMSVAHTPGSRAAAPTMSLLKMEEKFSSGQYRAIGDFVSDFRTMLEGCYQLHGADHWLSKQAQKLELMLEQKLSLLSRNLRDKTSAAICTKNDKPEEDTGYTSTRRRSSARNLANINSGTMESVMVQVLKQAEFLRAKEEKRIKEQEKKEAEEANQKEMEDWDRGLLALAAPSTMETMWEIPAIGHFLCLAQQILNLPEIVFYELERCLLMPQCNVFLAKIMTSLLSPPHRRPTIHRRPNLPYKAWESALRQKVQQWYTVVGQAENPDRCAEKLGLCSQFFKVLGEVNPLEQKTFHELTFYQKVWLLKGLCDFVYETQSEVQDAVLGQPIHECREVILGYDSQENAYIHFPQFCGADVRVYKQRPFKAPEFPIPSIKIKRTPRVKSKRSKCKYSAKRNGIFKNVKKVASSTYSTNPEKCCDFKEEGSTNCQLDDCKCFSDNDKKPDDGPCHDCNVTVSCKENVEKPISPGELVGYGEPLSPGEIRILENVDKYAEATLLKTDTSPLKENALKTYQVNLNGNYTDSTEVICHRVAMDIILDNPLINNKKLKLGKMRAKKKKKKKKIKALLNENIQGKCENLQTHTFKSEIHNKLFLNRKQTKHKKHKSAILGFLEGKKSVSKKTVIKKRRLSAASPAPPEFQLVCTNLTELRELIKKINRELKCMENNKKKSGKWHFRRQGVKELHSTLTRLLNELLPWEPKLQKAFQKNRARLRKDYDDFLKLTNSEILPKESYNCGELEAKKSPNSVSKTFATCQEEKDSPEKLAKLEVGVCGKSKITRQDSCLKELPGRSCKRLNRQCSSTDNEENDVFPQKKNKLSPHEVSSSSSEGRAQVKCLEDQQQIDPDVTEIREDAMCVSPLDTLKGTKPIQALLAKNLGNKVTLTSHVAQSLSVSQNVEDVVPVQSALSGQTSLKTPLQMMYKLPDGHCVPVLQNPSVKIQVQPVLDTKTGDKLMQQVLLLPKNLFIKHKDEKLLREDNHLTQPDICGKFVMPNVSPSISSVGYINAEETAQPVTAFNKTTVHSTTCSTVVVSQPSVTSFACSTTVSSYETSKSSAPILTASSPASVVPSVMCTPIYSDFGGLASNTGKTVMASHIVNSSQTDTSEGKQELKTVCIRDSQSILVRTRGGNTGLVKVQPSQEQVSPVSNSIFTVTPHLQSFLVSRNKSAPPNYSPIISSPGLQTSSISGGRNYQSEINTKSTPLQYPTSRICNTAEKSVHSSNVTTVHPGNRPTVSQDTTNIGNIPACSSSGQSASTINKNTHLKQRECSISVVQPDTTTPPKGDLLSGSSLHKVVLITPPSILPSTNPPKISMLTTSAVTPQKLVFINTQVPTSSSNINVALQTSKPAAPTIIGKTFVKPTESPQIILIPSTMTSPIKTSSASIVSQVKDVKIGLTIGQTIVNSTSGAKNVLPFNILQKTLGKADANSHKDFAISSVEKFDLKGQNGQIPSSNLIHTVPITKAPMACPVMATAKPVSVQSCGSDLLKTLPPFSKSACFSNGGSTVALSTVKTGHLSSSVMLSPTQMTGPAKAKLSSLQIPVTTTSLGESSHSKTSMAGACQPVNKELLEKTQHVSERFPKMLSTNAPMTQVAVTSPLIPALCKTNSVNSPYQSLPPFSSTTVTQLNPQINDPCTHQKLVINTSTPLAPGTQITINGTRLIVPPQGLGAGSHVLLLSTNTKQGLSLLGSSGQTCPSTLLSNTTVQQHSLKQNLAPVQSSGQPLKTAYSVATTKMLPSVQNITPFVNTTSKLGSPCPVSSIEGISTCPALASVPQPRIVPCIPQGSYLQTSKLMQLPKSIPVKEVILGRGNYPTNPSPASVVSEHNMADDTRFVYQSKTSENQHTVAS, from the exons ATGGAGGGGGTGTCGAGTGGCACTGTGTCACCCTTAAAGGAGAATGAAAGGACGTCGCCACAGTCAGTGGAGCAGGTGCCCGGCACAGTGACAGTTGCCTGTGCTGCGGCAAGCGAAGAGGGGTCTGAGGCTGCTCCTGTTGAAGATGTCCCCGCGGTTATCACTGAGCCCTATGTCCCCGGGGATGATGGGAAGGGTGCGATGTCTGTGGCTCACACACCTGGCAGCAGAGCCGCTGCGCCAACCATGTCActgctgaagatggaggagaAGTTTTCCTCGGGTCAGTACCGCGCCATTGGGGATTTTGTGTCAGACTTCAGGACTATGCTAGAAGGATGCTACCAGCTGCATGGCGCAGACCATTGGCTGTCCAAGCAAGCCCAGAAACTGGAGCTGATGCTGGAGCAGAAGCTGTCCTTGCTGTCCCG GAACCTCAGAGATAAAACATCTGCAGCGATATGCACTAAGAATGATAAACCCGAGGAAGATACAGGATATACTTCAACAAGACGGAGATCATCAGCAAGAAATCTGGCCAACATAAACAGTGGCACTATGGAATCTGTAATGGTACAAGTTTTAAAACAAGCAGAGTTTTTAAGAGCAAAGGAAGAAAAGAG aattaAGGAACAAGAGAAAAAAGAAGCAGAGGAAGCCAACCAGAAGGAAATGGAAGATTGGGATCGGGGTCTCCTGGCTCTTGCAGCACCTTCAACAATGGAGACAATGTGGGAAATACCAGCCATTGGTCATTTTCTGTGCTTAGCTCAACAAATTTTAAACCTGCCTGAAATAGTGTTTTATGAACTGGAGCGGTGCTTGTTGATGCctcaatgtaatgtatttttggcaAAGATAATGACTTCCTTATTGAGCCCTCCACATCGCAGGCCAACCATACATCGGCGCCCCAACCTCCCATACAAAGCCTGGGAGTCTGCACTGCGGCAGAAGGTTCAACAGTGGTATACTGTTGTTGGTCAAGCTGAGAACCCTGACCGATGTGCTGAGAAACTTGGGCTTTGCTCTCAGTTTTTTAAAGTTTTAGGTGAAGTCAATCCGCTTGAACAGAAAACATTTCATGAGTTAACATTTTACCAAAAGGTTTGGTTATTGAAAGGTCTTTGCGACTTTGTCTATGAAACACAAAGTGAAGTGCAAGATGCTGTGCTTGGACAACCAATTCATGAATGCAGAGAGGTAATTCTTGGTTATGATTCCCAGGAAAATGCATACATCCACTTTCCTCAGTTTTGTGGTGCAGATGTGCGTGTGTACAAACAGAGACCCTTTAAAGCCCCTGAATTTCCTATCCCATCAATTAAAATTAAAAGAACTCCCCGAGTGAAATCGAAGAGGTCCAAATGCAAATACTCTGCCAAAAGGAATGgaatttttaaaaatgttaaGAAAGTGGCATCTTCAACCTATTCAACTAATCCTGAGAAATGCTGTGACTTTAAGGAAGAAGGTTCTACAAATTGTCAACTGGACGACTGTAAATGCTTCTCTGATAATGACAAAAAGCCAGATGATGGTCCTTGTCACGACTGTAATGTGACTGTCTCGTGCAAAGAAAACGTAGAAAAGCCTATTAGTCCTGGGGAGCTTGTGGGATATGGAGAACCTCTGAGTCCAGGGGAGATTAGAATTCTTGAAAATGTAGATAAATATGCTGAAGCAACATTACTCAAAACTGACACTAGCCCTTTAAAAGAAAATGCACTTAAAACTTATCAAGTCAATCTGAATGGAAATTACACTGACAGTACAGAGGTTATTTGCCACAGGGTTGCAATGGACATTATCTTAGATAATCCtctaataaacaataaaaaactaAAGCTCGGTAAGATGCGagcaaaaaagaagaagaaaaagaaaaaaataaaagctctTCTAAATGAAAACATACAGGGTAAATGTGAAAATCTTCAAACGCATACATTCAAGTCTGAAATCCATAATAAATTGTTTCTAAACAGAAAGCAAACCAAGCACAAGAAGCACAAATCTG CTATTCTTGGATTTTTGGAAGGAAAAAAATCTGTATCCAAAAAAACAGTGATCAAGAAGAGGAGATTGTCCGCTGCTTCACCTGCTCCTCCTGAATTCCAG cTTGTCTGTACCAATCTTACTGAGCTCAGGGAACTgattaagaaaataaatagagAGCTGAAATGTATGGAAAACAATAAGAAGAAATCG GGAAAGTGGCACTTCAGGAGACAAGGCGTGAAAGAGCTACACAGCACCTTGACACGTCTGCTAAATGAGCTGTTGCCATGGGAACCAAAACTACAAAAAGCTTTTCAGAAAAACCG GGCACGCCTCAGAAAAGATTACGATGATTTCCTAAAATTGACAAATTCAGAAATTCTTCCTAAGGAATCATATAACTGTGGAGAACTTGAGGCTAAGAAATCTCCAAATTCTGTTTCTAAAACATTTGCCACTTGTCAAGAGGAAAAAGACTCTCCTG aaaaACTTGCAAAATTAGAGGTGGGAGTATGTGGAAAAAGCAAGATAACTAGGCAGGACTCGTGTTTGAAAGAGTTGCCAGGAAGAAGCTGTAAGCGCCTGAACAGACAGTGCAGTTCTACAGATAATGAAGAAAATGATGTTTTTccacaaaagaaaaataaattaagCCCCCATGAAGTCTCCAGTTCTTCCTCAGAAGGCAGGGCACAGGTAAAATGTTTAGAAGACCAACAACAAATTGATCCAGATGTTACAGAAATAAGGGAAGATGCCATGTGTGTTTCACCACTGGATACTTTGAAAGGGACCAAACCAATTCAGGCATTACTAGCAAAAAATTTGGGGAACAAAGTGACCTTAACAAGCCATGTTGCACAGTCTTTATCTGTTTCTCAAAATGTTGAAGATGTAGTCCCAGTGCAGTCTGCACTATCTGGTCAGACTTCTTTAAAAACTCCATTACAGATGATGTACAAGCTCCCAGATGGACACTGTGTCCCTGTTTTACAGAACCCTTCTGTGAAGATTCAGGTACAACCTGTATTGGATACCAAAACTGGAGACAAACTAATGCAACAGGTTCTGCTTCTGCCTAAAAACCTATTCATTAAGCACAAAGATGAAAAACTTTTGAGAGAGGATAACCACCTCACTCAGCCAGATATATGTGGCAAATTTGTTATGCCTAATGTTTCACCATCCATTTCGTCTGTAGGTTATATTAATGCAGAGGAAACCGCACAGCCCGTCACAGCATTTAACAAGACTACAGTACATTCCACAACGTGTTCAACTGTTGTCGTTTCCCAACCATCAGTAACAAGCTTTGCTTGTAGTACCACAGTATCATCTTATGAAACTAGTAAAAGCAGTGCTCCCATCTTAACAGCAAGTTCACCAGCATCAGTGGTGCCATCTGTTATGTGCACACCCATTTATTCTGACTTTGGAGGTCTCGCATCAAATACTGGCAAAACTGTTATGGCTAGCCACATAGTAAATTCATCACAAACAGATACATCTGAAGGAAAACAGGAATTAAAAACTGTATGTATTAGAGACTCCCAGTCAATTCTTGTAAGGACTAGGGGTGGTAATACTGGGCTTGTAAAAGTACAACCAAGCCAAGAACAAGTTAGTCCAGTCTCAAATTCTATTTTTACGGTTACCCCACACCTTCAGTCATTCTTAGTCTCAAGAAATAAATCTGCTCCTCCAAATTATTCTCCAATAATTTCATCTCCTGGTCTGCAGACTTCATCAATTTCTGGTGGTAGAAACTATCAGTCAGAAATAAACACTAAGTCTACACCACTTCAATATCCTACTTCAAGGATATGTAACACTGCAGAGAAGTCCGTGCATTCTTCTAATGTCACCACTGTTCATCCAGGTAATAGGCCTACTGTTTCACAGGATACGACTAATATCGGAAATATTCCTGCTTGCAGTAGTAGCGGACAGAGTGCTAGCACTATTAACAAGAATACACATCTAAAACAAAGAGAGTGTAGTATTTCTGTTGTTCAGCCGGACACCACTACCCCTCCAAAGGGTGATTTACTCAGTGGATCTTCCCTTCATAAAGTTGTACTTATTACACCCCCTTCTATCCTGCCATCCACAAATCCTCCAAAAATAAGTATGCTAACAACATCAGCAGTGACACCTCAAAAGTTAGTTTTTATCAACACTCAAGTTCCAACTAGTTCATCAAATATAAATGTTGCACTACAAACCTCAAAACCTGCCGCTCCCACTATTATTGGCAAAACATTTGTTAAGCCTACGGAGTCTCCTCAGATTATATTAATACCTTCGACTATGACTTCACCAATAAAAACAAGTTCTGCATCTATTGTGTCTCAAGTTAAGGATGTAAAGATTGGTTTAACTATCGGACAGACTATTGTTAATTCCACTAGCGGTGCAAAAAATGTTCTACCTTTTAATATTTTACAAAAAACATTGGGCAAAGCAGATGCAAATTCCCATAAAGACTTTGCCATTTCCAGTGTAGAGAAATTTGACTTAAAAGGACAAAATGGACAAATTCCAAGTTCAAACCTTATACATACTGTGCCTATAACAAAGGCACCTATGGCATGTCCTGTGATGGCAACCGCGAAACCAGTCTCAGTTCAGTCTTGTGGTAGTGACCTTTTAAAGACTTTGCCACCTTTTTCAAAGAGTGCGTGTTTTTCAAATGGAGGGAGTACTGTAGCTTTATCAACTGTGAAAACTGGGCATCTTTCATCATCAGTTATGCTGTCCCCTACACAGATGACTGGACCTGCAAAAGCTAAATTATCTTCTTTGCAAATACCTGTAACAACCACTTCTCTTGGAGAAAGCTCACATTCAAAAACTTCTATGGCAGGGGCATGTCAACCAGTAAATAAAGAACTTCTGGAAAAAACTCAACATGTCTCAGAAAGGTTTCCTAAAATGCTCTCAACAAATGCCCCCATGACACAGGTGGCAGTGACCTCTCCTTTAATACCCGCTTTATGTAAAACCAATTCTGTGAACTCTCCTTATCAAAGTCTACCGCCATTTTCATCCACTACTGTTACCCAATTAAATCCACAGATAAATGACCCTTGTACCCATCAGAAACTGGTCATTAATACTAGCACACCTTTAGCACCTGGAACTCAGATTACCATTAATGGTACGCGATTAATTGTCCCTCCTCAAGGACTTGGGGCAGGAAGTCATGTTCTACTGCTATCAACAAATACTAAACAAGGACTTTCTTTACTTGGCAGTAGTGGGCAAACATGTCCTAGTACTCTCCTGAGTAACACCACAGTGCAACAGCATTCTTTAAAGCAAAACTTGGCACCAGTACAGAGTTCAGGGCAACCCTTGAAGACTGCCTATTCTGTTGCCACTACTAAAATGTTACCCTCTGTACAGAATATAACTCCGTTTGTAAATACGACATCTAAACTTGGGTCTCCATGTCCTGTGTCTTCAATTGAAGGGATTTCAACATGTCCTGCGTTGGCTTCTGTACCTCAGCCTCGTATTGTTCCATGCATACCACAGGGCAGCTATCTGCAAACAAGTAAACTAATGCAGTTACCTAAAAGTATACCAGTCAAAGAAGTTATTTTAGGTAGGGGCAACTATCCTACCAATCCATCACCTGCTTCAGTTGTTTCAGAACACAACATGGCAGATGATACCCGTTTTGTTTATCAGTCTAAAACATCAGAAAATCAGCACACTGTAGCATCCTAA